The DNA segment TGTTCAGCCAAAATTTGAGCTTGTGTTCCTTTACCTGCTCCCGGCGGCCCCAAGAAGATTAGTCGCGTCACTATTGTTTCACCATTCCTTCATAACGCTGAGAAATAACGTAAGTTTGGACTTGTTTAGCTGTCTCAATTGCCACACCAACCAGAATTAGCAATGAAGTTGCACCCAATCCCCTAAAGGTTGGTACTCCTAAAGCTCTTTCTACGGCAGTGGGGATAATTGCCACCAAACCCAAAAAGATTGCACCCAAAAAAGTTAGTCTGTTAATTACCCGTTCGATGTATTCACTAGTTGCCTTTCCAGGACGAATACCCGGAATACTAGAACCCATTTTCTTGAGGTTCTGAGCTACGTCAACAGGGTTAACAATCAAAGAAGAATAGAAGTAGCTAAAGAAAACAATGGAAATTAAGTACACCAAAGCGTATACCCAAGATCCAGAACCACCTGGACTCAAATAAGTATTGACAATGTTAGCCAATTCGGGATTCTTGGTGAAGTTAGCAATCAAAAGTGGCAAACTCAAAATGGCTGCTGCAAAGATGATTGGCATGACACCACCAGATATGAGACGCAAGGGTAAATAGCTACGCTGTTCTGCGAGTACCCGACGACCAACTTGACGACGAGCCGAGATAATTGGGATGCGCCGGATGCCTTCCTGTACAAATACGATGCCCACGATTGTTGCTAGGAATACTAACACTAGCACAATCACGCGACCAACAATTTCTCTACCACCAACTTGCACTAAGTCAATGGTGTCACCTAAGGATTTTGGCAAGGATGCGACAATGTTGACAAAAATTAACAAGGATGCACCATTACCAATACCGCGTTCTGTGATCAGTTCCGATGCCCACATAACGAACATAGAACCAGCTGTCAGTGCGATCGCTGTTTCTGCTACAAATACTGGGCCTGGTTGCAAGGCAAACTGCTGGAGAAATAAAGCGGAGAAAGCCACGCTCTGAAAAATTGCCCACCCTACAGTTACATAGCGAGTAATTTGGGAAATTTTCCGCCGACCCGCTTCGCCTTCATTTTTCTGTAAATTTTCTAAAGATGGTATTGCCGCAGTCAGTAATTGGATGATAATTGACGCATTAATAAAAGGCAAAATCCCTAAAGCAAAGACTCCCAAAGTTGAAAGTCCTCGCCCTGAAAATATATCCAATAAACCGAATATGGCATTATTGCTCGAAATTGCTTCGGCAAAACGAGTTCTATCAATTCCTGGTACTGGTAAAAAGATACCCAGGCGAACCAGGATTAAAATACCGACAGTTACAAGCAGCCTGCCTCTCAGCCCAGCTGCTTGCGCCATCTGCATAAAAGTTTCTTGAGCCGTTGGGGCTTTATCTCGACTGATCATAGAGTGCTACCTTTATCGTGAACCAGGCGCTGGAAGCAAATTGGCTAGCTTTCAAGTGCGCTGTTGGGCATCACCCTAAAACTTCACAACTCCCTCCAGCAGCCTCAATTTTGCTACGAGCTTGACCTGTGAAAGCTGCTGCCTTAACGTTGAGGGCTACGCCTAAATCTCCATTACCCAAAATTTTCAGTGGGCCTTTGGCAGCAGTCAAAATACCTGCTGCTCTCAAAGATTCCAAAGTTACTTCTGTATTTGCAGGAAGATCAGCTAGCTTCTCTACATTAATCGTAGTGTAAATTTTCCGATTAACTACAGGAAAGCCTTTCAGCTTGGGTATCCGACGGTACAATGGCTGTTGACCACCTTCAAACCCAGGTCTGGTACCACTACCAGAACGGGATTTTTGACCTCTCATACCTAGACCTGCACTAGCACCCTGACCAGCAGAAATACCTCTACCTACACGGCGACGGCGTTTTTTTGAGCCTTTTTGGGGCTTAACATCGTTGAGTCTCATAATCTAAAAGTTGCCAGTTGTTATTTGTCAGTTGTCAGTTGTCATTTCCACATCGGACAAATGACTACTTAGATGTAGAGTTTTTCGATCGCAATGCCTCGGTCTTCAGCAACTTCAGCTAAGGTGCGTAGTGTAGATAAGGCGTTTACGGCTGCTCTGGCGTTGTTGAGCGGGTTGTTAGAGCCGAGTTGCTTGGCTAAAACGTTACGAACCCCTGCCAATTCCAATACTGTCCGGACAGCGCCACCGGCAATTACACCTGTACCAGGAGCGGCTGGGCGCATCATGACCTTAGCACCACCACCGACACCATCAATAGGATGAGGGATGGAGTTAGATTTGGTGATGGGGATATCAATCAGGTGTTTTTTGCCATCGGCCACACCTTTTTTCACAGCACCAATCACATCAGAGGCTTTACCTACTCCGACCCCAACTTGACCGCGTTCGTTACCAACAACAACGATCGCTCGGAAGCTGAGTTTTTTACCACCTTTAACAACCTTGCTCACCCGCCGGATCTGAATTACCCGTTCTTGCCAGTTGGTTTCTTCTTTTTTTGTGCGGTTCGCTTTACGACGACCTGTTGCCATAATCTTGCTCTCTTTTTGTCAGTTGTCAGTTGTCAGTTGTCAGTTGTCAGTTGTCAGTTACTACTGACTGTTGACCATTGACTACTGACAAATTAGAAATCTAAACCAGCTTCGCGTGCTGCTTCGGCTAATGCTTTGATACGTCCGTGGTATAAGTTACCACCGCGATCAAAGACAACTTTAGTGATACCTTTTTCGAGCGATCGCGCCGCAATCAATTTACCAATTTGCGCTGATGCTTCACAGTTAGAGCCAGAAGCCAAACTAGATTTCAATTCTGGCTCTACAGTCGATGCAGCTGCCAGTGTGTGATGTTGTGTATCATCAATTACTTGAGCATATATATGCTCATTAGAGCGGAAGACAGCCAGACGTGGACGTTCTGGAGAACCTTGAACTTTACCACGAACGCGTCTATGGCGACGCTCTTTTGATTCTCTACGAGTAAGTTTCATGTTTACTTCTTACCACCCTTACCAGTCTTACCAGCTTTACGTCTAACCACTTCACCGGCGTAGCGGATACCTTTACCCTTGTAAGGTTCTGGTGGACGAACGGCTCGAACTTTCGCTGCTGTGTTACCTACAATTTCTTTGTCATAGCCACTGACTATAACATTGGTATTATTTTCTACAACAAATTGAATACCATCCGGTGGTTCAATTTGGACTTGATGGCTGTAACCCATGTTTAAAACTAGGTTACGCCCCTGAACTTGAGCCCGATAACCCACGCCTTGAATTTCCAAGCGGCGTTGGAAACCTTGAGAAACGCCTTCTACCATGTTGGCAACCAGAGTCCGGCTTAAACCGTGTAGTTGTCTAGAAGTCCGAGTTTCATCCCGACGGGTTACTTGTAAGGTTTCTCCTTCTTGAGAAACACTAACGTTTGCAGGCAGTTCTCTTGACAGTTCGCCTTTAGGGCCTTTAACCACAACCTTTGTGCCATCAATGGTGACTTGCACTTTGGCTGGTACAGTAATTGGACGTTTACCAATACGAGACATGATTTTTTTATCCTTGTGTCAGTTGTCAGTTGTCAGTTGTCAGTTGTCCTTTGTTTTGTACTAAATGACTAATGACTGATGACTAATGACTAATAACTACCAGACGTAGCAGAGTACTTCACCACCCACGTTCTGCCGTCGCGCTTCGCGGTCGGTCATGATACCACTGGATGTAGAAATAATGGCAATACCAATGCCACCTAATACTCTTGGTAATTCTTTTCGGTTGGAGTAAACACGTAACCCAGGCTTACTTACACGCTTCAGGGCGGTAATTAGAGGCTGACGATTTTTACCCTTATATTTCAGGGCAATCACCAGATTACGTTTTACTTCGTCTCCTTCTTCAGAAATTTCAGCAATAAAGCCTTCTTCCTGTAGCACTTTAGCAATGCTACGAGTCATTTTTGTAGCTGGCACTAGTGTAGTTTGATGCCTTGCCATGTTAGCATTGCGGATGCGCGTCAGCATATCTGCAATTGTGTCGTTAGCCGCCATCGTTCCCTCTTTAGATGAACTTATTGATCGCGAAAGGGCATTCCAAATTCTTTAAGTAAGGCGCGGCCCTCTTCGTCGTTTTTCGCTGTGGTGATGATAGAAATATCTAGACCACGGATTTGATCGATGCTGTCGTACTCGATTTCTGGAAAGATTAACTGTTCTCTTACGCCTAGAGTATAGTTACCGCGACCATCAAAGCTTTTGGGGCTGATACCACGGAAGTCTCTAATTCTTGGCAGTGACAGGCTAATCAGGCGGTCGAAGAAAGCATACATCCGTTCGCCTCTTAATGTCACCATGATACCAACAGGCATACCCTGACGAATTTTAAAGCCAGCGATCGCCTTTTTCGCCCGTGTGACTACTGGCTTTTGACCAGTAATAGTGGCAATTTCGGTTAATGATGCTTCTAGGGACTTAGCATTTTGAGCTGCTTCCCCCAAACCCCGGTTCACAGTAATTTTCACCAATTTTGGTACTTGATGAACGTTAGTATATTGGAACTGTTGGGTTAATTTAGGGACGATTGTCTCTTGATATAAGGTTTTGAGTCTTGTGGTCGCCATAGTTTTTTGTCCTGATTCTCCCTGGGCTTTGTCAGGGAAACTTTATTTTCCGATTTTAGATTGTAAATTTAATTCCATATCTAAAATCTCAAGTCGGCTAATTCCCTAATTATCGAGAATTTCGCCAGTTTTCTTGAGTTTCCTTACTTTCTTACCTTCTGCGGTGAAAGTGTAACAAACACGACTAGCGACGTTTTGCTTGGTGGAGTAAAGCATGACGTTAGAACTGTGAATCGGTGCTTCTTGAGTGACAATCCGTCCCGATTCACCTTCTTGTTGGGGCTTGACGTGCTTAGTTTTGATATTGACACCTTTAACGACAACTTTGCTCAGTTGGGGCAGTGCTTTAATCACTTCACCGACTTTGCCTTTGTCTTTACCAGCAATGATTTGCACGGTGTCGCCAGTCTTGACGTGGAGTTTATGAAATTTGGGTGTTGTGTCCTTTTTACTTGGCATTACAGCACCTCCGGAGCCAGAGAAACTATTTTGGTGAAGTTTTTGTCGCGCAATTCCCGTGCTACAGGGCCAAATACCCGTGTGCCTCTAGGATTACCATCTTTGTTGATGATGACGGCGGCGTTATCGTCGAAGCGAATAGTCATACCGCTATCACGACGGATATGATGGCGAGTACGGACAATTACTGCTTCCACAACATCAGATTTTTTTACAGCCATGTTGGGTGTGGCATCTTTGACCACAGCAATAATCTTATCGCCAATGAAGCCGTAACGACTGTTACCCGCACCTAAGACACGGATACACATCAATTTACGAGCGCCGCTATTGTCTGCGACATTAAGATAGGTTTGGGGTTGAATCACAATTGGTCTCCCTTATAAAGTTGTTATTTTTATAACAACTAAGCTTTGGTGTTGAGGATTTCTGCAACCTGCCAGCGCTTGGTTTTACTCAAGGGTCTGGTTTCCTGAATCCGCACGCGATCGCCCACTTTGCATTTATTGTCTTCGTCGTGAGCTTTGTAACGGCGGGTTTTAACTACAATTTTGCCGTACTTGGGGTGGGGAGCGCGGTTTTCGATGGCGACTACTACAGTTTTCTGCATTTTGTCGCTTACTACTAAGCCAACGCGTTCTTTGATTGCCATAATCTCCTACTTTTATTCTTGAGGCGATTGAGTTGCGGCTGCCCGTTTCCGCTCTCCTTCTACCGTTAACAATTGGGCTAGACGGTGGCGGGCATGGCGGAATTGGTGAGGTTTATCTAGTTGTCTGGTAGCTTTTTGTAAGCGCAACTGAAACAGTTGTTTTTTGACAGCAGTGATTTCCTCAACCAATCTCTCGTCACTTAGTTCTCTAGCTTCTGAAATTTTGGGAAGTGGCATAACCTACTCCTGTTCCTCTACAACTTGAGAACGCACAATAAACTTAGTTTTAATTGGTAGCTTATAAGCTGCTAAACGCATTGCTTCACGAGCAATCTCTTCTGTAACACCAGCGATTTCAAATAAAATCCGGCCTGGTTTAACTACAGCTACCCAAAACTCTGGATTACCTTTACCGGAACCCATCCGGGTTTCTGCCGGACGCATGGTTACTGGCTTATCTGGGAAGATGCGAATCCAAATTTTGCCACCCCGGCGGATGTAACGAGTCATTGCCCGACGGGAAGCCTCGATTTGCCGAGAGGTGATCCAAGCTGGTTCTTGGGCTTGGAGTGCGAAATCTCCAAAGTTGAGGGTGCTACCCCGGTGGGCTAACCCTCCCATCCGCCCGCGTTGTTGTTTGCGGAATTTAGTTCTTCTTGGACTTAACATGGTTTGTCAGTTGTCAGTTGTCAGTTGTGAGCCAGTGCGGTCTTGGGGGTTTCCCTCATGTTGGCGTAAGCCTTCCCGTAAGGGTGCAACTGGCGAACCCAAAGGGTCAGTTGTCAAGAGCCATTCACCATGACTAAGGACTAATGACTATCCTTCGTTGGATCGGTCTTCAAACTGCTGGCGGCGGCGTTGTTGTTGACGACGGCGAGGTTCGCGATCGCGATCGCCACGGTCGCGGTCGCGGTCGCGGGGTGAAGGTGGTGGTGTCGCTACTTCTTGTCCAGGGATGATTTCGCCTTTGAATACCCAAACTTTGATGCCAAGAATACCGTAAACGGTTTTGGCTGTGCAGTAAGAGTAGTCAATATCAGCTCTTAATGTATGTAGAGGTACTCTACCTTCCCGTGTCCACTCTGTCCGGGCAATTTCTGCACCGTTGAGGCGACCGCTAACTTGAACTTTGATGCCTTGAATGCCAGCTTTTTGAGCGCGTTGAATTGCTTGACGCACTACCCGACGGAAGGAAACACGACGTTCCAACTGTTGAGCAATAAATTCGGCAATCAGGTAAGCATCAGCATCAACTCGTTGTACTTCTACTACGTTGATGCGAATTTGACGATTGCCACCCAATAAGGTTTGTAGTCCGGTACGCAATGCTTCAATACCTTGCCCACCACGACCTACAACTACACCTGGGCGAGCTGTACGCACTTCTAGATCGATTTGATCGGCTTTCCGCTCAATCCGCACTTCGGAAATACCTGCGTTATTTTGTGCGAGTCTACCCAGTTTTTGTTCTATATATTGACGTAGTTTGTGGTCTTCTTGTAGAAGTTCTGGATAGCGGCTAGGTTCGGCAAACCAACGCGATTGGTGTTCTTGGGTAATTCCCAGGCGAAAGCCAACTGGATGAATTTTTTGTCCCACAAATGCTTCCTCTAAAATTTCTGACTTTAACGCAATTTTTTGTGTCTAGGACTTATTTAGCACCGGCGTTAGCAGCCACAGCCAAGGTGATATGACACGTCGGCTTGCGAATTTGGTAGGCTCTACCTTGCGCTCTGGGTTGGAAACGTTTCAGGACTGGGCCTTGGTCAGCATAAGCTTGGGTAATCACTAACTCGGCGCGGTCTAACCCTGCATTATGTTCAGCGTTAGCAGCAGCACTACGCAGTAGTGTTAACACTGGCTCAGTGGCTCGATAGGGCATAAATTCTAGGATAATTAGCGCTTCCCGGTAAGAAAGCCCCCGAATTTGGTCAAGTACCCGACGTACTTTGTAGGGAGACATTCTGATAAAGCGGGCGATCGCTTTTACTTCAGTAGTATCAGTAGCCATAATTTTCTCCAATTTTGTCAGTTGTCAGTGGTTAGTTGTCAGTTGTTTTCACCCACTGACAGCCTACTACTGACTATTGACAACTTACCTACCTGCTTTTTTGTCAGATTTACCATGGCCTCTGTAGGTACGAGTAGGAGCGAATTCTCCCAACTTATGTCCCACCATCTGCTCGCTGATAAAAACTGGAACGTGTTGACGACCGTTGTGAACGGCTATAGTATGACCTACCATCAAGGGCAAAATTGTGGAAGCTCTTGACCAAGTTTTAATTACTTGTTTTTCATTTCTGTCGTTGAGCTTTTCAATTTTGCTGAGTAAATGATCGGCGATGAAAGGACCTTTTTTAAGAGAACGACCCATAATTGCGAAAGTTTTGAGTTTATGTTGTGAGTTTTTAACTTTGAGTTTTGGGTGTTGATTAGGTTCATACTACTCAGCACTCATTACTCAGCATGGGCTGAACGCCCCGCTAACAGCACTAATTAAGACTCACGACCACCACGACCGCGTTTAGAAGATTTACGACGACGGCGTATAATCAACTTGCTGCTGGCTTTCTTGGGTTTGCGTGTTTTGGCGCCCAAGGTGGGTTTACCCCAAGGAGTTACAGGGCCGGATCTACCGATAGGCGCTCTACCCTCACCACCGCCGTGTGGGTGGTCTACTGGGTTCATGACGCTACCTCTAACTTTAGGACGGCGACCTTTCCAGCGATTTCTACCTGCTTTACCAGCGCTTAAGTTTCTCGCGTCGGTGTTACCTACTTGGCCGATGGTGGCGTAGCACTCCCGACGAATCAAGCGGACTTCTCCAGAAGGTAGCTTGAGGGTCACGTAATTCCCTTCTTTAGCTACAACTTGAGCTGTTGCACCAGCAGAGCGGACAATTTGACCACCTTTGCCTGCTTTTAACTCTACGTTGTGAACGCTTGTACCTAAGGGAATGTTCGCCAAGGGTAAAGCATTGCCATCTTCAATAGGAGACTCTGGCCCAGCAATAATTACTGTCCCAACTTTTAAGTTGTTTGGATGCAGGATGTACCGTTTTTCCCCATCTTCATAGGAAACCAGAGCAATCCGAGCGTTCCGGTTAGGATCGTATTCAATAGCTATGACTGTGGCAGGAATACTACGTTTATCCCGTTTAAAGTCAATGATCCGATACAGTCTTTTGTGTCCACCACCACGGCGGCGACTAGTAATCCGACCTTGGTTGTTGCGGCCTTTTGCCCTGTGTTTATATACCGTCAGCGACTTTTCTGGTTCGGTTTTGGTAATTTCCGCGAAGTCGGAAATTGTAACCTGGCGAGTACTGGGGGTATAAGGGCGGTAAGAACGAGTACCCATGATATTTTATACCTCTGGGAATAGAACTTGTCTGATTTTATCTACATCCCCAGGGGCGATAGTGACGATCGCTTTCTTATATTGGGGCTTAAAGCCAATAAATTTACCCACACGTTTTTTTCTGCGTGGTGGCAATGCCGTATTGACTTTGACAACCTTGACCTGAAATAGGTCTTCAATTGCTGCTCTGATTTGTGGCTTACTGGCCTTAGGAGTCACTTCAAAGGTGTATTTATTCTGCTCCATCATGATGGTCGCTTTTTCTGTCAAGATCGGGCGACGCACTAAATCGGGCAGGTTGCGGGGGTCAAACTTAGCCATTGTAGACCTCCTGAATTTTTTCTAATGCTGATGTGGTGACAACAATTTTGTCAGCGTGCAGCAAATCATAAACGTTGAGTTGGTCAGCCGCAATGAGTTTTAGGTTCTCAATGTTACGGGCAGACAAATACACGTTTTCAGGAAATTCCGACAAAATTAACAATATTTTGCTTTCCGGTTCTGCACCCCAACGAGTGAATGCTGCCACCAAATCTTTAGTTTTGGGGCGGGATAACTCGTTGCTAAATTCTTCTACTAAAATCAAATCGTCTATACGGCTGACAAATGCTGTCCGCAGTGCTAAACGCCGCTCTTTGCGGTTCATTTTTAAATCGAAATCTCTGGGTTTGGGTCCAAAGATGACACCACCACCACGCCATAACGGTGAACGGATGGAACCTGCACGAGCGCGACCAGTTCCTTTTTGTCGCCAGGGTTTACGACCGCCGCCTCGGACTTCAGCACGGGTTTTGGTGCTGGCTGTTCCTTGACGAGCGTTGGTTTGCTGTCTAACTAGGGCGCGGTGTACAATGTGCGCCGCCGTTGTTTCTTTGGCAACCCGCAACTCGAACGTTTTTTGTCCGATTTGCTCCCCTTGCCAATTTTTTACTACACTCTCTACCATTTTTCTGTCCTTTATCAGTTGCTTAGTTGTCAGTTGTCAGTAACGTTTGGATATTGACTTGTGACTACTTCCCAACTTTTTTAGCAGGTACAATACTTAGTAAAGCGCCTGGTTTACCAGGAACAGCTCCTTTAATTAGCAGTAAATTACGTTCTGCATCAACGCGGATTACGGTCAGTTTGCGAATGGTGACACGAGTACCACCTAAACGACCAGCCATCCGCTTACCTGGATACACGCGGCCTGGGGTTGTACCTGCACCGATAGAACCAGGCGCTCTGTGGTTTTTGGAACCGTGAGACATTGGCCCGCGTCCAAAGTTATTCCGTTTTTGGTTGCCTGCAAAGCCGCGACCGATACTTGTACCGATTACGTCTACAAGCTCACCTACACTAAAAATATCTGCTTTAATTTCTTGACCTAAAGCATAATCGCTAGAGCCATCTGTGTGATACTCTTTCAAATGCCTTAATGCTGGGGCAGATGATTTGGCTAAATGGCCGAGTAAAGGTCTATTCAACGCCTTGGGTTTGACTTCGCCATAACCAACTTGGATGGCAGCGTAACCGTCGGTTTGTTTACTTTTAACTTGGGTAACAACGCATGGCCCCACTTGTACGACAGTCACAGGAATTGCGACTCCTGCTTCGTCAAATATTTGGGTCATGCCCAGCTTGGTGCCGAGAATCCCTACTGACACAGTAACTGGCTCTCCTTTCTACGAAATCGGGTTTTCTAGACACACTGTGTGGTTTCCGGTGATGAACGGACGAAATTGTGAACTTGTATGGGGTTGATGCCACTGCAAATTCTTCCGGACACAATCAGGCGGTGTCTTTGTTTGCTGAATCTATTTAGTTACACTCATTTAATTACCAGAACAGCCACAAGCGACTTCTCTAA comes from the Nostoc sp. PCC 7120 = FACHB-418 genome and includes:
- the secY gene encoding preprotein translocase subunit SecY, with translation MISRDKAPTAQETFMQMAQAAGLRGRLLVTVGILILVRLGIFLPVPGIDRTRFAEAISSNNAIFGLLDIFSGRGLSTLGVFALGILPFINASIIIQLLTAAIPSLENLQKNEGEAGRRKISQITRYVTVGWAIFQSVAFSALFLQQFALQPGPVFVAETAIALTAGSMFVMWASELITERGIGNGASLLIFVNIVASLPKSLGDTIDLVQVGGREIVGRVIVLVLVFLATIVGIVFVQEGIRRIPIISARRQVGRRVLAEQRSYLPLRLISGGVMPIIFAAAILSLPLLIANFTKNPELANIVNTYLSPGGSGSWVYALVYLISIVFFSYFYSSLIVNPVDVAQNLKKMGSSIPGIRPGKATSEYIERVINRLTFLGAIFLGLVAIIPTAVERALGVPTFRGLGATSLLILVGVAIETAKQVQTYVISQRYEGMVKQ
- the rplO gene encoding 50S ribosomal protein L15; the encoded protein is MRLNDVKPQKGSKKRRRRVGRGISAGQGASAGLGMRGQKSRSGSGTRPGFEGGQQPLYRRIPKLKGFPVVNRKIYTTINVEKLADLPANTEVTLESLRAAGILTAAKGPLKILGNGDLGVALNVKAAAFTGQARSKIEAAGGSCEVLG
- the rpsE gene encoding 30S ribosomal protein S5, whose translation is MATGRRKANRTKKEETNWQERVIQIRRVSKVVKGGKKLSFRAIVVVGNERGQVGVGVGKASDVIGAVKKGVADGKKHLIDIPITKSNSIPHPIDGVGGGAKVMMRPAAPGTGVIAGGAVRTVLELAGVRNVLAKQLGSNNPLNNARAAVNALSTLRTLAEVAEDRGIAIEKLYI
- the rplR gene encoding 50S ribosomal protein L18, which produces MKLTRRESKERRHRRVRGKVQGSPERPRLAVFRSNEHIYAQVIDDTQHHTLAAASTVEPELKSSLASGSNCEASAQIGKLIAARSLEKGITKVVFDRGGNLYHGRIKALAEAAREAGLDF
- the rplF gene encoding 50S ribosomal protein L6 is translated as MSRIGKRPITVPAKVQVTIDGTKVVVKGPKGELSRELPANVSVSQEGETLQVTRRDETRTSRQLHGLSRTLVANMVEGVSQGFQRRLEIQGVGYRAQVQGRNLVLNMGYSHQVQIEPPDGIQFVVENNTNVIVSGYDKEIVGNTAAKVRAVRPPEPYKGKGIRYAGEVVRRKAGKTGKGGKK
- the rpsH gene encoding 30S ribosomal protein S8; this encodes MAANDTIADMLTRIRNANMARHQTTLVPATKMTRSIAKVLQEEGFIAEISEEGDEVKRNLVIALKYKGKNRQPLITALKRVSKPGLRVYSNRKELPRVLGGIGIAIISTSSGIMTDREARRQNVGGEVLCYVW
- the rplE gene encoding 50S ribosomal protein L5, producing MATTRLKTLYQETIVPKLTQQFQYTNVHQVPKLVKITVNRGLGEAAQNAKSLEASLTEIATITGQKPVVTRAKKAIAGFKIRQGMPVGIMVTLRGERMYAFFDRLISLSLPRIRDFRGISPKSFDGRGNYTLGVREQLIFPEIEYDSIDQIRGLDISIITTAKNDEEGRALLKEFGMPFRDQ
- the rplX gene encoding 50S ribosomal protein L24; its protein translation is MPSKKDTTPKFHKLHVKTGDTVQIIAGKDKGKVGEVIKALPQLSKVVVKGVNIKTKHVKPQQEGESGRIVTQEAPIHSSNVMLYSTKQNVASRVCYTFTAEGKKVRKLKKTGEILDN
- the rplN gene encoding 50S ribosomal protein L14 — encoded protein: MIQPQTYLNVADNSGARKLMCIRVLGAGNSRYGFIGDKIIAVVKDATPNMAVKKSDVVEAVIVRTRHHIRRDSGMTIRFDDNAAVIINKDGNPRGTRVFGPVARELRDKNFTKIVSLAPEVL
- the rpsQ gene encoding 30S ribosomal protein S17; the protein is MAIKERVGLVVSDKMQKTVVVAIENRAPHPKYGKIVVKTRRYKAHDEDNKCKVGDRVRIQETRPLSKTKRWQVAEILNTKA
- the rpmC gene encoding 50S ribosomal protein L29 — its product is MPLPKISEARELSDERLVEEITAVKKQLFQLRLQKATRQLDKPHQFRHARHRLAQLLTVEGERKRAAATQSPQE
- the rplP gene encoding 50S ribosomal protein L16, translating into MLSPRRTKFRKQQRGRMGGLAHRGSTLNFGDFALQAQEPAWITSRQIEASRRAMTRYIRRGGKIWIRIFPDKPVTMRPAETRMGSGKGNPEFWVAVVKPGRILFEIAGVTEEIAREAMRLAAYKLPIKTKFIVRSQVVEEQE
- the rpsC gene encoding 30S ribosomal protein S3, with product MGQKIHPVGFRLGITQEHQSRWFAEPSRYPELLQEDHKLRQYIEQKLGRLAQNNAGISEVRIERKADQIDLEVRTARPGVVVGRGGQGIEALRTGLQTLLGGNRQIRINVVEVQRVDADAYLIAEFIAQQLERRVSFRRVVRQAIQRAQKAGIQGIKVQVSGRLNGAEIARTEWTREGRVPLHTLRADIDYSYCTAKTVYGILGIKVWVFKGEIIPGQEVATPPPSPRDRDRDRGDRDREPRRRQQQRRRQQFEDRSNEG
- the rplV gene encoding 50S ribosomal protein L22 codes for the protein MATDTTEVKAIARFIRMSPYKVRRVLDQIRGLSYREALIILEFMPYRATEPVLTLLRSAAANAEHNAGLDRAELVITQAYADQGPVLKRFQPRAQGRAYQIRKPTCHITLAVAANAGAK
- the rpsS gene encoding 30S ribosomal protein S19, which gives rise to MGRSLKKGPFIADHLLSKIEKLNDRNEKQVIKTWSRASTILPLMVGHTIAVHNGRQHVPVFISEQMVGHKLGEFAPTRTYRGHGKSDKKAGR
- the rplB gene encoding 50S ribosomal protein L2, which produces MGTRSYRPYTPSTRQVTISDFAEITKTEPEKSLTVYKHRAKGRNNQGRITSRRRGGGHKRLYRIIDFKRDKRSIPATVIAIEYDPNRNARIALVSYEDGEKRYILHPNNLKVGTVIIAGPESPIEDGNALPLANIPLGTSVHNVELKAGKGGQIVRSAGATAQVVAKEGNYVTLKLPSGEVRLIRRECYATIGQVGNTDARNLSAGKAGRNRWKGRRPKVRGSVMNPVDHPHGGGEGRAPIGRSGPVTPWGKPTLGAKTRKPKKASSKLIIRRRRKSSKRGRGGRES
- a CDS encoding 50S ribosomal protein L23 yields the protein MAKFDPRNLPDLVRRPILTEKATIMMEQNKYTFEVTPKASKPQIRAAIEDLFQVKVVKVNTALPPRRKKRVGKFIGFKPQYKKAIVTIAPGDVDKIRQVLFPEV
- the rplD gene encoding 50S ribosomal protein L4, whose product is MVESVVKNWQGEQIGQKTFELRVAKETTAAHIVHRALVRQQTNARQGTASTKTRAEVRGGGRKPWRQKGTGRARAGSIRSPLWRGGGVIFGPKPRDFDLKMNRKERRLALRTAFVSRIDDLILVEEFSNELSRPKTKDLVAAFTRWGAEPESKILLILSEFPENVYLSARNIENLKLIAADQLNVYDLLHADKIVVTTSALEKIQEVYNG
- the rplC gene encoding 50S ribosomal protein L3; translation: MSVGILGTKLGMTQIFDEAGVAIPVTVVQVGPCVVTQVKSKQTDGYAAIQVGYGEVKPKALNRPLLGHLAKSSAPALRHLKEYHTDGSSDYALGQEIKADIFSVGELVDVIGTSIGRGFAGNQKRNNFGRGPMSHGSKNHRAPGSIGAGTTPGRVYPGKRMAGRLGGTRVTIRKLTVIRVDAERNLLLIKGAVPGKPGALLSIVPAKKVGK